The Tenrec ecaudatus isolate mTenEca1 chromosome 14, mTenEca1.hap1, whole genome shotgun sequence genome contains a region encoding:
- the PSMC6 gene encoding 26S proteasome regulatory subunit 10B: protein MAIPGIPYERRLLIMADPRDKALQDYRKKLLEHKEIDGRLKELREQLKELTKQYEKSENDLKALQSVGQIVGEVLKQLTEEKFIVKATNGPRYVVGCRRQLDKSKLKPGTRVALDMTTLTIMRYLPREVDPLVYNMSHEDPGNVSYSEIGGLSEQIRELREVIELPLTNPELFQRVGIIPPKGCLLYGPPGTGKTLLARAVASQLDCNFLKVVSSSIVDKYIGESARLIREMFNYARDHQPCIIFMDEIDAIGGRRFSEGTSADREIQRTLMELLNQMDGFDTLHRVKMIMATNRPDTLDPALLRPGRLDRKIHIDLPNEQARLDILKIHAGPITKHGEIDYEAIVKLSDGFNGADLRNVCTEAGMFAIRADHDFVVQEDFMKAVRKVADSKKLESKLDYKPV, encoded by the exons ATGGCCATTCCCGGCATCCCCTATGAGCGACGGCTTCTCATCATGGCGGACCCTAGAGATAAGGCGCTTCAGGACTACCGCAAGAAGCTCCTGGAGCACAAGGAGATCGATGGCCGTCTGAAGGAGT TAAGGGAACAATTGAAAGAACTTACCAAGCAGTATGAAAAATCTGAAAATGATCTGAAGGCCTTACAAAGTGTTGGGCAG ATTGTGGGTGAAGTGCTTAAGcaattaactgaagaaaaat TCATTGTTAAAGCTACAAATGGACCAAGATATGTTGTGGGTTGTCGGCGACAG CTTGACAAAAGTAAGCTGAAGCCAGGAACAAGAGTTGCTTTGGATATGACTACATTAACTATCATGAG ATATTTGCCAAGAGAAGTGGATCCACTGGTTTACAACATGTCTCACGAGGACCCTGGGAATGTTTCTTACTCGGAGATTGGAGGGCTATCAGAACAGATCCGGGAATTAAGAGAG GTAATAGAACTACCCCTTACAAACCCAGAATTGTTCCAACGTGTAGGAATAATACCTCCCAAAGGCTGCTTGTTATATGGACCACCAG GTACAGGAAAAACACTGCTGGCACGAGCTGTGGCTAGTCAATTGGACTGCAATTTCTTAAAG GTTGTATCTAGTTCTATTGTAGACAAGTACATTGGTGAAAGTGCTCGCTTgatcagagaaatgtttaatTATGCCAGGGACCACCAGCCATGCATCATTTTTATGGATGAAATAGATGCTATTG GTGGTCGTCGTTTTTCTGAGGGTACTTCAGCTGATAGAGAGATTCAGAGAACCCTAATGGAG TTACTGAATCAAATGGATGGATTTGATACTCTGCATAgagtgaaaatgatcatggctacAAACAGACCGGATACACTGGATCCTGCTCTGCTCCGTCCAGGAAGATTAGATAGAAAAATAC ATATTGATTTACCAAATGAGCAAGCAAGATTAGATATCTTGAAAATTCATGCAGGTCCCATTACGAAGCATGGTGAAATAG ATTATGAAGCAATTGTGAAGCTTTCAGATGGCTTTAATGGAGCAGACCTGAGAAATGTTTGCACTGAAGCAG GTATGTTTGCAATTCGTGCTGATCATGATTTTGTAGTACAGGAAGACTTCATGAAAGCAGTCAGAAAAGTGGCTGATTCTAAGAAGCTAGAGTCTAAATTGGACTACAAGCCTGTGTAA